One genomic region from Pseudoduganella dura encodes:
- a CDS encoding fumarylacetoacetate hydrolase family protein codes for MKEAPISSLLPADLPQALLVGRVWRTGDIDGPAVVAVRNGEVFDITRHASTVSELFERNDLVNIVRSAPGESLGRVEVLIENALSAAPAADVPRLLAPNDLQAIKACGVTFAVSLLERVIEEQAGGVPARAEQLRGELLASIGADLSSIKPGSPQAEQLKKEFISRGAWSQYMEVGIGPYAEVFSKSQPMSAVGFGADVGLHPESKWNNPEPEIVLAVTSQGKPIGAALGNDVNLRDIEGRSALLLGKAKDNNGSCSIGPFIRLFDDSYSLDSVRNAEVRLTIEGDDDDFVLDGVSLMKQISRDPLDLVGQTCGAHHQYPDGFMLFLGTMFSPIKDRDAKGGGFTHHKGDRVTIASPALGALINHVHRSDEIAPWTFGVRALYNNLARRGLLGDATGGK; via the coding sequence ATGAAGGAAGCGCCAATTTCGTCACTGCTGCCCGCCGACCTGCCGCAGGCACTGCTCGTGGGCCGCGTATGGCGGACCGGTGATATCGACGGCCCGGCCGTCGTGGCTGTCCGTAACGGCGAGGTGTTCGACATCACCCGCCACGCATCGACCGTATCGGAACTGTTCGAACGGAACGACCTGGTCAATATCGTGCGCTCGGCACCGGGCGAATCGCTCGGCCGCGTCGAAGTGTTGATCGAGAACGCGCTGTCGGCCGCTCCGGCCGCCGATGTGCCGCGCCTGCTGGCACCGAACGACCTGCAAGCCATCAAGGCCTGCGGCGTGACGTTCGCCGTGAGCCTGCTGGAACGGGTGATCGAGGAACAGGCCGGCGGCGTGCCCGCCCGCGCCGAACAGCTGCGCGGCGAACTGCTGGCATCGATCGGCGCCGACCTGTCGAGCATCAAGCCCGGCTCGCCGCAGGCCGAACAGCTGAAAAAGGAATTCATCAGCCGTGGCGCCTGGTCGCAGTACATGGAGGTGGGCATCGGTCCGTATGCCGAAGTGTTCTCGAAGTCGCAGCCGATGTCGGCGGTGGGCTTCGGCGCCGACGTGGGCCTGCATCCGGAATCGAAGTGGAATAACCCGGAACCGGAAATCGTGCTGGCCGTGACGAGCCAGGGCAAGCCGATCGGCGCCGCGCTGGGCAACGACGTGAACCTGCGCGACATCGAAGGCCGCAGCGCGCTGCTGCTCGGCAAGGCCAAGGACAACAACGGCTCCTGCTCGATCGGCCCGTTCATCCGCCTGTTCGACGACAGTTATTCGCTCGACAGCGTGCGCAATGCCGAAGTGCGCCTGACGATCGAAGGTGACGACGACGACTTCGTGCTCGACGGCGTGAGCCTGATGAAGCAGATCAGCCGCGACCCGCTCGACCTGGTCGGCCAGACCTGCGGCGCGCACCACCAGTACCCGGACGGCTTCATGCTGTTCCTCGGCACCATGTTCTCCCCCATCAAGGACCGCGACGCCAAGGGCGGCGGGTTCACGCACCACAAGGGCGACCGCGTCACGATCGCCAGCCCCGCGCTTGGCGCATTGATCAACCATGTCCACCGCAGCGATGAAATCGCGCCATGGACGTTCGGCGTTCGCGCCCTGTACAACAACCTGGCCCGCCGCGGCTTGCTGGGTGATGCAACTGGAGGTAAGTAA
- a CDS encoding SMP-30/gluconolactonase/LRE family protein — MTAGTGATPRCIWPLGATLGEGPVWHPAEQALYFVDIKQHKLHRVDADGGNTRTWDMPGETGFALPVDGGGFVCGLAGKLVRFDPATGAFTPVTEFEADRPGNRLNDGHVAHDGAIWFGSMDNAETSASGALYRYDGELTKHDDGIIITNGPAFSPDRKTFYHTDTFGKTVHAFDVEADGTLANKRVFATIAEPGWPDGTAVDAAGNVWVAVFRGARVEQYSPAGELLQAIAFPVPNVTKIAFGGPDLKTAFATTATKGLNDEERAAAPLAGGVFAFPVDVPGLPQHLIALDPAK; from the coding sequence ATGACGGCGGGAACCGGCGCGACCCCGCGCTGCATCTGGCCGCTGGGCGCCACGCTGGGCGAAGGCCCCGTCTGGCATCCGGCCGAGCAGGCGCTGTACTTCGTCGACATCAAGCAGCACAAGCTGCACCGGGTCGATGCGGACGGCGGCAACACGCGGACATGGGACATGCCCGGCGAGACCGGCTTTGCCCTGCCCGTCGACGGTGGCGGCTTCGTCTGCGGCCTGGCCGGCAAGCTGGTGCGATTCGATCCGGCGACCGGCGCATTCACGCCCGTTACCGAGTTCGAAGCGGACCGTCCCGGCAACCGCCTGAACGACGGCCACGTGGCGCATGACGGCGCGATCTGGTTCGGCTCGATGGACAATGCCGAAACGTCGGCCTCGGGCGCCCTGTATCGCTATGACGGCGAGCTGACGAAGCACGACGACGGCATCATCATCACCAACGGCCCGGCGTTTTCCCCGGACCGCAAGACCTTCTACCACACCGACACGTTCGGCAAGACCGTCCACGCGTTCGACGTCGAGGCGGACGGCACGCTTGCCAACAAGCGCGTGTTCGCGACGATCGCCGAACCCGGCTGGCCGGACGGCACGGCCGTCGATGCCGCCGGCAACGTGTGGGTCGCCGTGTTCCGCGGCGCCCGCGTGGAACAGTACTCGCCAGCCGGCGAACTGCTCCAGGCCATCGCCTTCCCGGTACCGAACGTGACGAAGATCGCGTTCGGCGGCCCGGACCTGAAAACCGCATTCGCCACGACCGCCACGAAAGGCCTGAACGACGAAGAACGCGCCGCCGCACCGCTTGCCGGCGGCGTGTTCGCGTTCCCCGTCGACGTGCCCGGGCTGCCGCAGCACCTGATCGCATTGGACCCAGCAAAATGA
- a CDS encoding enolase C-terminal domain-like protein, producing the protein MVQATYNNETNVAAKTPVITSMQVIPVAGHDSMLFNLCGAHGPYFLRTLVLLKDSAGNTGIGEVPGGAGITRALENSIPRVVGTQVGRFNRTLNAVREGIAGKAQGPQTLRHQVTSAAEAAVLKQPHEINLRLENVVTAIEAALLDLLGQHLGVPVCELLGSGQQRDKVPMLAYLFYIGDRTRTDLPYLESSGTGDDWYAMRHREAVTPQAIVEQAEATVARYGFRDFKLKGGVMRGDEEMEAVAAIKKRFPDARVTLDPNGAWSLDEAIRLCRNQGHVLAYAEDPCGPENGYSGREIMAEFKRATGLPTATNMIATDWRQMAHSHLLGAVDIPLADPHFWTMQGSVRLAQLCQEWGMTWGSHSNNHFDVSLAMFTHAAAAAPGRITAIDTHWIWQEGQARLTREPLQIVGGEVAVPDRPGLGIEPDLDRIAAAHALYLKVGTGARDDGMAMQYLIPGWTYSPKLPSLGR; encoded by the coding sequence ATGGTACAGGCAACATATAATAACGAGACGAATGTGGCGGCGAAGACCCCGGTGATCACCTCGATGCAGGTGATTCCCGTGGCCGGCCACGACAGCATGCTGTTCAACCTGTGCGGCGCGCATGGCCCCTATTTCCTGCGCACGCTGGTGCTGCTGAAGGATAGCGCGGGCAATACCGGCATCGGCGAAGTGCCCGGCGGCGCCGGCATCACCAGGGCGCTGGAAAATTCGATCCCCCGCGTGGTCGGCACCCAGGTCGGCCGCTTCAACCGCACCCTCAACGCCGTGCGCGAGGGCATTGCCGGTAAAGCGCAAGGCCCGCAAACGCTGCGGCACCAGGTCACCTCGGCCGCCGAGGCGGCCGTGCTGAAACAACCCCACGAAATCAACCTGCGCCTCGAGAACGTCGTCACGGCGATCGAGGCCGCATTGCTCGACCTGCTCGGCCAGCACCTCGGCGTGCCGGTCTGCGAACTGCTGGGCTCCGGCCAGCAGCGCGACAAGGTGCCGATGCTCGCCTACCTGTTCTACATCGGCGACCGCACCCGTACCGACCTTCCCTATCTCGAAAGCTCCGGCACGGGCGACGACTGGTATGCGATGCGCCACCGCGAAGCGGTCACGCCGCAGGCGATCGTCGAACAGGCCGAAGCGACCGTGGCGCGCTATGGCTTCCGCGACTTCAAGCTGAAGGGCGGCGTGATGCGTGGCGACGAGGAAATGGAAGCCGTCGCCGCGATCAAGAAACGCTTTCCCGATGCGCGCGTGACGCTCGATCCGAACGGCGCCTGGTCGCTGGACGAAGCGATCCGCCTGTGCCGCAACCAGGGCCACGTGCTGGCCTACGCCGAAGATCCGTGCGGCCCGGAAAACGGCTACTCGGGCCGCGAGATCATGGCCGAGTTCAAGCGCGCCACCGGGCTGCCCACGGCCACCAACATGATCGCCACCGATTGGCGGCAGATGGCGCACTCGCACCTGCTGGGCGCGGTGGACATCCCGCTGGCCGACCCGCACTTCTGGACCATGCAGGGATCGGTGCGCCTGGCGCAGCTGTGCCAGGAATGGGGCATGACATGGGGCTCCCATTCGAACAACCACTTCGACGTGTCGCTGGCGATGTTCACGCACGCGGCAGCCGCCGCGCCGGGCCGCATCACGGCGATCGACACGCACTGGATCTGGCAGGAAGGGCAGGCCCGCCTGACCCGCGAACCGCTGCAGATCGTGGGCGGCGAAGTGGCCGTGCCCGATCGCCCCGGCCTGGGCATCGAACCCGACCTGGACCGCATCGCCGCCGCGCACGCGCTGTACCTGAAGGTGGGAACGGGCGCGCGCGACGATGGCATGGCCATGCAATATTTGATTCCCGGATGGACGTATTCGCCCAAGCTCCCCAGCCTGGGCCGCTGA
- a CDS encoding SDR family NAD(P)-dependent oxidoreductase translates to MAGETTQGERTPFEYATYPDLKNKRVVVTGGGTGIGAGIVDAYVRQGSQVVFLDIDDEPSQRLAAGYPGAAHQPRFIHCDMTDVEALKKTFADIERDIGGVDILINNAANDHRHAVADVTPQYWDDSLAVNLRHQFFCAQAVAPGMKAAGGGVILNFGSISWYLALPQLTLYMTAKAAIEGLTRGLARDLGGDGIRVNTVIPGSVKTPKQMALWYTPEGEAQIMASQLLKERIEPEDVAALTLFLSSNQASRCTGRDYFVDAGWYGDGK, encoded by the coding sequence ATGGCTGGCGAAACGACTCAAGGCGAACGGACACCGTTTGAATATGCCACCTATCCGGACCTGAAGAACAAGCGTGTCGTCGTGACCGGCGGCGGCACCGGCATCGGCGCCGGCATCGTCGATGCGTACGTCAGGCAGGGCTCGCAGGTGGTGTTCCTGGACATCGACGACGAACCGTCGCAGCGGCTGGCCGCCGGCTATCCCGGCGCGGCGCACCAGCCGCGCTTCATCCATTGCGACATGACCGATGTCGAAGCGCTGAAGAAAACGTTTGCAGACATCGAACGCGATATCGGCGGCGTCGATATCCTGATCAACAACGCGGCCAATGACCACCGCCACGCCGTGGCCGACGTGACCCCGCAATACTGGGACGACAGCCTGGCCGTGAACCTGCGCCACCAGTTCTTCTGCGCGCAGGCCGTGGCGCCCGGCATGAAGGCCGCCGGCGGCGGCGTGATCCTGAATTTCGGTTCGATCTCGTGGTACCTGGCGCTCCCGCAGCTCACGCTGTACATGACCGCCAAGGCGGCCATCGAAGGCCTCACGCGCGGCCTGGCCCGCGACCTGGGCGGCGACGGCATCCGCGTCAACACGGTGATCCCCGGTTCGGTCAAGACGCCGAAGCAGATGGCGCTGTGGTACACGCCGGAAGGCGAAGCCCAGATCATGGCTTCGCAACTGCTGAAGGAACGCATCGAACCGGAAGACGTGGCGGCGCTGACGCTGTTCCTGTCGTCGAACCAGGCGTCGCGCTGCACCGGCCGCGACTACTTCGTGGACGCCGGCTGGTACGGAGACGGCAAATGA
- a CDS encoding SGNH/GDSL hydrolase family protein has product MQGTYTGLRARGAALFAAGLLLATGTNPASAAQSPKDWHWVASWGAAQMAPEPQNELPQEHWRDATLRQVVHVALGGDRLRIRISNVFGVTPLVVEAAGIGLAKGPGSPDIDPQSAKALTFGGRTSVMIPAGAEYYSDVVAMPHKAGADIAVSLYFNGAPSKQTGHPGSRATSFVAKGQRTLDAAWSGAEKITRWYMLSDVEVQAPRDVGAVVAVGDSITDGYGTTTDGNDRWPDVLAGRIARGGKPMGVVNVGIGGGRMLRDGLGPNLASRFDRDVIGRAGVTHAVVMIGVNDLGVLRRNGEDIPAARAKLVEDLQLAHRQLVERAHAHGICVIGATVTPYAGSDYYRPAAANEADRQQLNDWIRKSGVFDAVADFDAALRDPQQPDRLRKEYDNDGLHPSIPGLRALAEAVPLQALRTTCGGAK; this is encoded by the coding sequence ATGCAAGGAACTTACACCGGGCTGCGCGCCCGCGGCGCCGCCCTGTTCGCGGCCGGCCTGCTGCTGGCTACCGGGACAAACCCGGCCAGCGCGGCCCAATCCCCGAAGGACTGGCACTGGGTGGCCTCGTGGGGGGCGGCCCAGATGGCGCCGGAACCCCAGAACGAACTGCCGCAGGAGCACTGGCGCGATGCGACGCTGCGCCAGGTCGTGCACGTGGCGCTCGGCGGCGACAGGCTGCGCATCCGCATCAGCAATGTGTTCGGCGTCACCCCGCTGGTAGTGGAAGCGGCCGGCATCGGCCTGGCGAAAGGGCCCGGCAGTCCGGATATCGATCCGCAGTCGGCGAAGGCGCTGACCTTCGGCGGCCGCACTTCCGTGATGATTCCCGCCGGCGCCGAGTATTACAGCGACGTGGTGGCGATGCCGCACAAGGCCGGTGCCGATATCGCCGTCTCCCTGTACTTCAACGGCGCGCCGTCGAAACAGACCGGCCACCCCGGTTCGCGCGCGACCAGCTTCGTGGCGAAAGGCCAGCGCACGCTGGATGCCGCATGGAGCGGTGCGGAGAAGATCACGCGCTGGTACATGTTGTCCGACGTCGAAGTGCAGGCGCCGCGCGACGTGGGCGCCGTGGTGGCGGTCGGCGATTCGATCACCGACGGCTACGGCACCACGACGGACGGCAACGACCGCTGGCCGGACGTGCTGGCCGGCCGCATCGCCCGGGGCGGCAAGCCGATGGGCGTGGTCAACGTCGGCATCGGCGGCGGCCGGATGCTGCGCGACGGGCTCGGCCCCAACCTGGCGTCGCGCTTCGACCGCGACGTGATCGGCCGCGCCGGCGTCACGCACGCGGTGGTGATGATCGGCGTGAACGACCTGGGCGTATTGCGCCGCAACGGCGAGGATATCCCCGCCGCGCGCGCCAAGCTGGTCGAGGACTTGCAGCTGGCGCACAGGCAGCTCGTCGAGCGCGCGCATGCGCACGGCATCTGCGTGATCGGCGCCACCGTCACGCCCTATGCCGGCAGCGACTATTACCGGCCCGCCGCCGCGAACGAGGCGGACCGCCAGCAACTGAACGACTGGATCCGCAAGTCCGGCGTGTTCGACGCCGTGGCCGATTTCGATGCCGCGCTGCGCGACCCGCAGCAGCCGGACAGGCTGCGCAAGGAATACGACAACGATGGCCTGCATCCGTCGATCCCGGGCCTGCGTGCGCTGGCCGAGGCGGTGCCGCTGCAGGCGCTGCGCACCACTTGCGGCGGTGCCAAATGA
- a CDS encoding glycosyl hydrolase 115 family protein gives MTIARFILLALLLQLSSAGQALGLAPFIAFERDNADAVELLAKGRAAPIFVDANDHAGVLRATGDLQADVARVGGVKPALHKVRHPGSPIGIDAVIVGTVGKSALIDGLAKSGMLDVAPIRGKWEGYLVRTVRNPMPGVQRALVIAGSDKRGTIYGIYQVSEQIGVSPWYWWADVPPVKRKALYARAGTAVDDAPVVQYRGIFLNDEAPALTGWAKQRYGGYNSKFYKGVFELILRLRGNYLWPAMWDAAFFDDDPENGRLADEYGIVMGTSHHEPMMRAHKEWSRYGKGPWDYSRNEGVLKDFWRDGLKKTRDYEKFVTLGMRGDGDEPMSRDSNVALLERIVADQRKLIAEELDPDVTKVPQAWALYKEVQDYYEQGMRVPDDVLLLWCDDNWGNIRRLPTQQERKRAGGAGVYYHFDYVGGPRNYKWLNVTPLPKVWEQMHLAWKHEATRMWIVNVGDLKPMEVPMEFFLAYAWNPAAWPADRLQEYQRLWAAREFGPRHAADIADIVAKYARYNSRRRPEMLEPETYSHVNYDESARIVAEYRALEARAEKISAALPKERRDAFYQLVLHPVKAGAIVNELYAAAGLNRLYAKQGRAATNDMADRTRALFRDDAALTRRYHAINGGKWNHMMAQTHLGYTYWQQPPRNVMPAVSEVQVPKAGELGVAVEGSEGVWPDAQGLKLPALDAFERKPRTVELFNRGGTPFRYSVRASEPWIVIDKPSGTVDKVQRIAVDARWDQVPPGAASATLFVTGPAGEAKIEVPVHKPAGTGPVRGFVETHGVVSIEAEHYARAVAAPGREWLNVPDHGRTLSGMTTLPVDAPALAPGDGMRLEYDMHLFSTGNVNVQVTVAPTLKFQPGAGLRYAVAFDDEAPQIVNLHADASEKFWEKIVGDGAALFTTRHVVARPGAHVLKIWALDPAVVLQKVVVDAGGMKASYLGPPESPRVK, from the coding sequence GTGACGATCGCACGTTTCATCCTGCTGGCGCTGCTGCTGCAGCTTTCCTCGGCCGGGCAGGCACTCGGCCTGGCACCGTTCATTGCCTTCGAACGCGACAACGCCGACGCGGTCGAACTGCTGGCGAAAGGGCGGGCCGCGCCGATCTTCGTCGATGCGAACGATCATGCGGGCGTGCTGCGCGCGACCGGCGACCTGCAGGCCGATGTCGCCCGCGTGGGCGGCGTGAAGCCGGCGCTGCACAAGGTCCGGCATCCGGGCTCGCCGATCGGCATCGACGCCGTCATCGTCGGCACCGTCGGCAAGAGCGCGCTGATCGACGGCCTGGCGAAGTCGGGCATGCTCGACGTGGCGCCGATCCGCGGCAAGTGGGAGGGCTACCTGGTGCGCACGGTGCGCAACCCGATGCCAGGCGTGCAGCGCGCGCTGGTGATCGCCGGCAGCGACAAGCGCGGCACCATCTACGGCATCTATCAAGTCTCCGAGCAGATCGGCGTGTCGCCGTGGTACTGGTGGGCCGACGTGCCGCCCGTGAAACGCAAGGCGCTGTACGCCCGGGCCGGCACCGCGGTCGACGACGCGCCCGTGGTGCAATACCGCGGCATCTTCCTGAACGACGAGGCGCCGGCGCTGACCGGCTGGGCCAAGCAGCGCTACGGCGGCTACAACAGCAAGTTCTACAAGGGCGTGTTCGAACTGATCCTGCGCCTGCGCGGCAATTACCTGTGGCCGGCGATGTGGGATGCGGCCTTCTTCGACGACGATCCGGAAAACGGCCGCCTGGCCGACGAATACGGCATCGTGATGGGCACCTCGCACCACGAGCCGATGATGCGCGCCCACAAGGAGTGGTCGCGCTACGGCAAGGGGCCATGGGACTACAGCCGCAACGAGGGCGTGCTGAAGGACTTCTGGCGCGACGGTTTGAAGAAGACGCGCGATTACGAAAAATTCGTCACGCTGGGCATGCGCGGCGACGGCGACGAACCGATGTCGCGCGATTCGAACGTGGCGCTGCTGGAAAGGATAGTGGCCGACCAGCGCAAGCTGATCGCCGAGGAACTGGACCCGGACGTGACGAAGGTGCCGCAGGCCTGGGCGCTGTACAAGGAAGTGCAGGACTACTACGAGCAGGGCATGCGCGTGCCGGACGACGTGCTGCTGCTGTGGTGCGACGACAACTGGGGCAACATCCGCCGGCTGCCCACGCAGCAGGAGCGCAAGCGCGCCGGCGGCGCGGGCGTCTACTACCATTTCGACTACGTGGGCGGCCCGCGCAACTACAAGTGGCTGAACGTGACGCCGTTGCCGAAGGTGTGGGAACAGATGCACCTGGCGTGGAAGCACGAAGCCACGCGCATGTGGATCGTCAACGTGGGCGACCTGAAGCCGATGGAAGTGCCGATGGAATTCTTCCTGGCCTACGCGTGGAATCCCGCCGCGTGGCCGGCCGACCGGCTGCAGGAATACCAGCGGCTGTGGGCGGCGCGCGAGTTCGGTCCGCGCCACGCCGCCGATATCGCCGACATCGTCGCGAAATATGCCAGGTACAACAGCCGCCGCCGGCCCGAAATGCTGGAACCGGAAACGTACAGCCACGTGAACTACGATGAATCGGCCCGCATCGTGGCCGAGTACCGTGCCCTCGAAGCCCGCGCGGAAAAGATCTCCGCCGCGCTGCCGAAGGAGCGCCGCGACGCGTTCTACCAGCTGGTGCTGCATCCGGTGAAAGCGGGCGCCATCGTCAACGAACTGTATGCGGCGGCGGGCCTGAACCGGCTGTATGCGAAGCAGGGCAGGGCGGCCACCAACGACATGGCCGACCGTACCCGCGCGCTGTTTCGCGACGATGCCGCGTTGACGCGCCGCTACCATGCGATCAACGGCGGAAAATGGAACCACATGATGGCGCAGACGCACCTGGGCTACACGTATTGGCAGCAGCCGCCGCGCAACGTGATGCCGGCGGTCAGCGAGGTCCAGGTGCCGAAAGCCGGCGAGCTGGGCGTGGCCGTCGAGGGCAGCGAAGGCGTGTGGCCGGATGCGCAGGGGCTGAAGCTGCCGGCGCTCGATGCCTTCGAGCGCAAGCCGCGCACGGTGGAACTGTTCAACCGCGGCGGCACGCCGTTCAGGTATTCGGTGCGCGCGAGCGAGCCGTGGATCGTGATCGACAAACCCTCCGGCACGGTGGACAAGGTGCAGCGCATCGCCGTCGATGCGCGCTGGGACCAGGTGCCGCCGGGTGCCGCCAGTGCGACGCTGTTCGTCACCGGCCCTGCCGGCGAAGCGAAGATCGAGGTGCCGGTGCACAAGCCGGCCGGCACGGGGCCGGTGCGCGGTTTCGTCGAGACGCACGGCGTGGTGTCGATCGAGGCGGAGCATTATGCCCGCGCGGTCGCCGCGCCGGGCCGCGAATGGCTGAACGTGCCCGACCACGGGCGCACCCTGTCCGGCATGACGACGTTGCCGGTGGATGCGCCGGCGCTGGCGCCGGGCGACGGCATGCGGCTGGAATACGACATGCACCTGTTCAGTACCGGCAACGTGAACGTGCAGGTCACGGTGGCGCCGACCCTGAAATTCCAGCCGGGGGCGGGCCTGCGCTACGCGGTCGCGTTCGACGACGAGGCGCCGCAGATCGTCAACCTGCATGCGGATGCATCGGAGAAGTTCTGGGAAAAGATCGTCGGCGATGGCGCCGCGCTGTTCACCACGAGGCATGTGGTGGCCAGACCGGGTGCGCACGTGCTGAAGATCTGGGCCCTCGATCCGGCCGTGGTGCTGCAGAAGGTGGTGGTCGACGCGGGCGGGATGAAGGCCAGCTACCTGGGGCCGCCGGAGAGCCCGCGGGTGAAGTGA
- a CDS encoding glycoside hydrolase family 43 protein translates to MRAALFASALLLAAAQAAGAPGAPAYRNPVITGFHPDPSICRVGKDYYLANSTFEYFPGVPIFHSRDLVHWKQIGHALTRESQLPLKGQRASRGIYAPTLRCEGGNFYLITTNVESGGNFIVHTKDPAGEWSEPVWMEEKTPWIDPSLFFDDDGTVYYTRHDGGEKGGIVQARIDIKSGKLLEEPKPVWRGTGGVWPEGPHLYKVNGWYYLVIAEGGTSYDHKITVARSKSPSGPFEAHKGNPILSHRDHPELPLQATGHGDLVQAENGTWWMVLLGVRPNREDGKNRHHLGRETLLAPVTWKDGWPVVNGGKPLALEMSAAGLPPSAPWPKEPVRNGFDGPKLDLYWTFLRGPSTGLYSLTERAGFLRVNGNKATLDDVATPAFVARRQQHLNARIATRVEFRPDGPGQYAGLALRQNENNHYQLRIGGSDAARRVELVTRIKGETKVVASAALAAGAVDLQVRAWPDRYEFSYAQDGGAPVVLGSAPTAALSSEDAGGFTGVFAGMMAVGAPADFDRFDYEPLGD, encoded by the coding sequence ATGAGGGCGGCGCTGTTTGCATCCGCGCTGCTGCTGGCGGCGGCGCAAGCTGCCGGAGCGCCGGGCGCGCCCGCCTACCGCAATCCCGTCATCACGGGTTTTCATCCGGACCCCAGCATCTGCCGGGTCGGCAAGGATTACTACCTGGCCAACAGCACCTTCGAGTATTTTCCGGGCGTGCCGATCTTCCATAGCCGCGACCTGGTGCACTGGAAGCAGATCGGCCATGCGCTGACCCGCGAATCGCAACTGCCGCTGAAGGGGCAGCGGGCATCGCGCGGCATCTATGCGCCCACGCTGCGCTGCGAAGGCGGCAATTTCTACCTGATCACGACGAACGTCGAGAGCGGCGGCAATTTCATCGTCCATACGAAAGATCCGGCCGGCGAGTGGTCGGAACCCGTGTGGATGGAGGAAAAGACGCCATGGATCGATCCGTCGCTGTTCTTCGACGACGACGGCACCGTGTACTACACGCGCCACGACGGCGGGGAGAAGGGCGGCATCGTCCAGGCCCGCATCGACATCAAGTCCGGGAAACTGCTGGAAGAACCGAAACCGGTCTGGCGCGGCACCGGCGGCGTGTGGCCGGAGGGACCGCACCTGTACAAGGTAAACGGCTGGTACTACCTGGTGATCGCCGAAGGCGGCACGTCGTACGATCACAAGATCACGGTGGCGCGCTCGAAGTCGCCGTCCGGCCCGTTCGAGGCGCACAAGGGCAACCCGATCCTGTCGCACCGCGATCATCCGGAACTGCCGCTGCAGGCCACCGGCCACGGCGACCTGGTGCAGGCCGAAAACGGCACGTGGTGGATGGTACTGCTTGGTGTGCGGCCGAACAGGGAGGATGGAAAAAACAGGCACCACCTGGGCCGCGAAACACTGCTGGCACCCGTGACATGGAAGGATGGCTGGCCCGTCGTCAACGGCGGCAAACCGCTGGCGCTGGAAATGAGCGCGGCCGGGTTGCCGCCGTCGGCGCCGTGGCCGAAAGAACCGGTGCGCAACGGGTTCGACGGGCCGAAGCTGGACCTGTACTGGACGTTCCTGCGCGGTCCGTCCACCGGGCTGTACTCGCTGACGGAGCGGGCCGGCTTCCTGCGTGTCAACGGCAACAAGGCAACGCTGGACGACGTGGCGACGCCGGCCTTCGTGGCGCGGCGGCAGCAGCACCTGAACGCGCGGATCGCCACGCGCGTGGAATTCAGGCCGGACGGGCCGGGCCAGTATGCTGGCCTGGCATTGCGGCAGAACGAGAACAACCACTACCAGCTGCGCATCGGCGGCAGCGACGCGGCGCGCCGCGTGGAGCTGGTTACGCGCATCAAGGGCGAAACAAAGGTCGTGGCATCGGCGGCGCTGGCGGCCGGCGCCGTCGACCTGCAGGTACGGGCGTGGCCGGATCGCTACGAATTCAGCTACGCGCAGGACGGCGGGGCGCCCGTGGTACTGGGCAGCGCGCCGACCGCGGCGCTGTCGTCGGAAGACGCGGGCGGCTTTACCGGTGTGTTCGCGGGCATGATGGCCGTGGGCGCGCCGGCCGATTTCGACCGGTTCGACTACGAACCGCTGGGAGACTGA